A portion of the Kribbella jejuensis genome contains these proteins:
- a CDS encoding potassium-transporting ATPase subunit C yields the protein MMRQFGVAARVLLFFTVVLGIGYPLAMTGVAQTLFHGKANGSILEVNGKPVASELIGQAYTTASGKKDADGKEIMIADPKWFQTRPSASDYDAKASGGSNLGPDNAQLVAAIDQRRKAVAALEGVDPSQVPPDAVTASGSGLDPDISPAYAALQVNRVARERGLSVAEVQRLVKQNTDGRVLGFLGEPVVNVVKLNAALARL from the coding sequence ATGATGAGGCAGTTCGGGGTGGCAGCGCGGGTGCTGCTGTTCTTCACGGTCGTACTCGGGATCGGCTATCCGCTGGCGATGACCGGCGTCGCGCAGACGCTCTTCCACGGTAAGGCGAATGGGTCCATCCTCGAGGTGAACGGCAAACCGGTCGCCTCCGAGCTGATCGGCCAGGCATATACGACGGCCAGCGGGAAGAAGGATGCCGATGGCAAGGAGATCATGATCGCCGATCCGAAATGGTTCCAGACCCGGCCGTCCGCGAGCGACTACGACGCGAAAGCCAGCGGCGGTTCGAACCTCGGTCCCGACAACGCCCAACTGGTCGCCGCGATCGACCAGCGGCGCAAGGCGGTGGCGGCGCTGGAAGGCGTCGATCCGTCCCAGGTCCCGCCGGACGCGGTCACGGCGAGCGGTAGCGGTCTGGACCCGGACATCAGCCCGGCGTACGCCGCTCTGCAGGTCAACCGGGTCGCCCGCGAGCGCGGTCTGAGCGTGGCCGAGGTGCAGAGGCTCGTCAAGCAGAACACCGACGGGCGCGTGCTCGGCTTCCTGGGTGAGCCGGTCGTGAACGTGGTGAAGCTCAACGCCGCGCTGGCCCGGCTCTGA